In Spiroplasma chinense, a single window of DNA contains:
- the oppF gene encoding oligopeptide ABC transporter ATP-binding protein OppF, producing MSTETKETLLNIRDLVIEFRTKGKKVQAVKNTSFDVYKGEIFGLVGESGSGKTTIGRAVVGVQPLKDGAIYMNDDIVAGKPTSLHVINKSITRKINDMSVKMGVTTKELDKKINSLKGIYNMYADKENDFDYSAAQSKLKDSKLSYIRKVLLGNLRHINSIVRDEDRMIKFVTNLHVYIPEVSVKLEKSISRKLKETKEAVLELKEYADTCYKSIVSISKIHKDFVNSEKKSVEKYFKDTFSKWKVLTDNHKMFLKQLEWVREMQMQLDALAAPKNSRKSYINYYNKLIYIDREDFYRVCVNEHARLESEGVEKSDPLYKQAAFFVKDFWSKKNFNLKDTEKILKTLLEDQTITSAIKEEAKLLRGTEFEENLKELLEKNSTLDKAEVEKQYEEFLYIKKIIEKGIVKDRPSIEFYNKAKGIEVTYTEEEIESFIELTEFLDLPSIDEIVKQSYLFKNQTKAKKRENRRNIQMIFQDPASSLNDRMAIEEIISEGLENFKELYKGEEAKQLYLDEYNAENPDSKITFEEIKDTDVKKSIVLKLIKAVGLLPEHLSRYPHEFSGGQRQRVGIARSLAMKPKLIVADEPISALDVSIRAQVLNLFKVFKEKLDLTFIFVAHDLSVVRHVADRIAVIYHGQIVELAPAEELFTNPLHPYTRALLSAIPVPEPELARNTKLIVYEPEKEHEDYIFELPYFAEVLPGHFVWANKREIREIKSKLKKG from the coding sequence ATGTCAACAGAAACAAAAGAAACTCTTTTAAATATTAGAGACCTTGTTATTGAGTTCAGAACTAAAGGAAAAAAAGTTCAAGCTGTAAAAAACACAAGCTTTGATGTTTACAAAGGTGAAATATTTGGTTTAGTTGGAGAATCTGGATCAGGAAAAACAACAATCGGTAGAGCTGTTGTTGGAGTGCAACCATTAAAAGATGGTGCGATTTATATGAATGACGATATTGTTGCAGGTAAACCTACAAGTTTACACGTAATTAATAAATCAATTACAAGAAAAATCAACGATATGTCAGTTAAAATGGGAGTTACAACAAAAGAATTAGATAAAAAAATTAATTCATTAAAAGGAATTTATAACATGTATGCTGATAAAGAAAATGATTTCGATTATTCAGCTGCACAATCAAAATTAAAAGATAGCAAACTATCATACATAAGAAAAGTGTTATTAGGAAACTTAAGACACATTAATTCAATCGTTAGAGATGAAGATAGAATGATTAAATTCGTTACAAATCTTCACGTCTACATTCCTGAAGTTTCAGTTAAACTTGAAAAATCAATTTCAAGAAAATTAAAAGAAACTAAAGAAGCTGTATTGGAATTAAAAGAATATGCAGATACTTGTTATAAATCAATCGTTTCTATTTCAAAAATTCACAAAGATTTTGTGAATAGTGAAAAGAAAAGTGTTGAAAAATACTTTAAAGATACATTTAGTAAATGAAAAGTATTAACAGATAACCACAAAATGTTTTTAAAACAATTAGAGTGAGTTAGAGAAATGCAAATGCAACTTGATGCATTGGCAGCACCAAAAAATAGTAGAAAAAGTTACATTAACTACTACAACAAATTAATTTACATTGACCGTGAAGATTTTTACAGAGTTTGTGTAAATGAACATGCTCGTTTAGAAAGTGAAGGGGTTGAAAAATCTGATCCACTTTACAAACAAGCAGCATTCTTTGTTAAAGACTTTTGATCTAAAAAGAACTTTAACTTAAAAGATACTGAAAAAATTCTTAAAACTTTACTTGAAGACCAAACAATAACTTCAGCTATTAAAGAGGAAGCAAAATTATTGCGTGGTACTGAATTTGAAGAAAATTTAAAAGAGTTACTTGAAAAAAATTCAACTTTAGATAAAGCTGAAGTTGAAAAACAATATGAAGAGTTTTTATATATTAAAAAAATTATTGAAAAAGGGATTGTTAAAGATAGACCTTCAATCGAATTTTACAATAAAGCAAAAGGGATTGAAGTTACTTACACTGAAGAAGAAATCGAATCATTTATTGAATTGACTGAATTCTTAGACTTGCCATCAATTGATGAAATAGTAAAACAATCTTACTTATTTAAAAATCAAACAAAAGCTAAAAAAAGAGAAAACAGAAGAAACATTCAAATGATCTTCCAAGACCCTGCTTCATCATTAAATGATAGAATGGCTATTGAAGAAATCATTTCTGAAGGTTTAGAAAACTTTAAAGAATTGTACAAAGGTGAAGAAGCAAAACAACTTTACCTAGATGAATACAACGCTGAAAATCCTGACTCTAAAATCACTTTTGAAGAAATTAAAGATACTGATGTTAAAAAAAGTATAGTTTTAAAATTAATTAAAGCTGTAGGATTACTTCCTGAACACTTGTCACGTTATCCTCATGAATTTTCTGGAGGACAAAGACAAAGGGTTGGGATTGCAAGAAGTTTAGCTATGAAACCAAAATTAATCGTAGCTGACGAACCAATTTCTGCTCTTGATGTTTCAATTAGAGCTCAGGTTTTAAACTTATTTAAAGTGTTTAAAGAAAAATTGGACTTAACATTTATTTTCGTAGCTCACGACTTATCAGTTGTAAGACACGTTGCTGATAGAATTGCAGTTATTTATCACGGACAAATCGTAGAACTTGCTCCAGCAGAAGAGTTGTTTACAAATCCTTTGCATCCATATACAAGAGCTTTATTATCAGCGATTCCAGTTCCTGAACCAGAACTTGCAAGAAATACAAAATTAATTGTTTATGAACCGGAAAAAGAACACGAAGATTACATTTTCGAACTACCATATTTTGCAGAAGTATTACCAGGTCATTTTGTTTGAGCAAATAAAAGAGAGATTAGAGAAATCAAATCTAAATTAAAAAAAGGTTAG
- the oppD gene encoding oligopeptide ABC transporter ATP-binding protein OppD, producing the protein MNKESRILSVRNMEVKFQVRGKFLTAIRNVDLDVYDGEILAIVGESGSGKSVITKTFTGMLESNGWVSNGSIVYRPTQETIADEKSYFKEPIDLVNLQSPLIAKDVIKTVLKSNKLQIKTCLKSVEHIYKLNPKFSDKKSIKLELDIFRLSERLEHETEEQKIDLLKEQISELNDKLNSKTNDRDALESQRKQSKEKLEARKLVLQEKIKTIDSSADFSGKNSINKKVLKLESKIKSIDTSLKIVEDASFRDERVNEIYSEILKHEIDVTKINPLNMGQRKNISKIILLVEKFIETKEEWSKEEKEVILEYFASRKHLKRFELELDNICQSIMTKQTVDQDHFYNILIDWKRIKHSDVVNKIKALKEIRQLRGKTISTVFQDPMTSLNPLLPVGFQIMEVLRKQLGMSKKDAKAEAIELLRKVGITNPEKRIKDIPGRYSGGMRQRVVIAIALACRPKVLICDEPTTALDVTIQAQILNLIKELKEEYKFTVIFITHDLGVVAKIADRVAVMYAGQIVEVATVDEIFENSKHPYTWALLSSLPQLGKKGEELYSIEGTPPSLFNEIQGDAFAPRNRYAMELDYVKEPPMFKVSETHFAKTWLLDPRAPKVERPAILNKLKETIREAEKVG; encoded by the coding sequence ATGAACAAAGAAAGTAGAATTCTGTCAGTACGTAACATGGAAGTAAAATTCCAAGTTAGAGGAAAATTTCTAACAGCGATTAGAAATGTAGATCTAGACGTATATGATGGAGAAATATTGGCAATTGTAGGAGAGTCTGGTTCAGGTAAATCTGTAATTACAAAAACATTTACAGGAATGCTAGAGTCAAATGGTTGAGTAAGTAATGGTTCAATCGTTTATAGACCAACTCAAGAAACAATAGCTGATGAAAAAAGTTATTTTAAAGAACCTATCGATCTAGTTAACTTACAAAGTCCATTAATTGCAAAAGATGTAATTAAAACAGTTTTAAAATCTAATAAATTACAAATTAAAACATGTTTAAAAAGTGTTGAACACATTTATAAATTAAACCCAAAATTTAGTGATAAAAAATCAATCAAATTAGAACTAGATATTTTCAGATTATCTGAAAGATTAGAACACGAAACAGAAGAACAAAAAATAGATCTTCTAAAAGAACAAATTAGCGAATTAAACGATAAACTAAACTCAAAAACAAATGACAGAGATGCATTAGAATCTCAAAGAAAACAAAGTAAGGAAAAATTAGAAGCTAGAAAACTTGTTTTACAAGAAAAAATTAAAACAATAGATTCAAGTGCTGATTTCTCTGGAAAAAACTCAATAAACAAAAAAGTTTTAAAATTAGAATCTAAAATTAAAAGCATTGATACTTCTTTAAAAATTGTAGAAGATGCTAGCTTTAGAGATGAAAGAGTAAACGAAATTTATTCTGAGATATTAAAACATGAAATAGATGTAACAAAAATTAATCCATTAAATATGGGACAAAGAAAAAATATCTCAAAAATTATTCTTTTAGTTGAAAAATTTATTGAAACTAAAGAAGAATGAAGCAAGGAAGAAAAAGAAGTAATTTTAGAATACTTTGCTTCAAGAAAACATTTAAAACGTTTTGAATTAGAGCTTGACAATATTTGTCAATCAATTATGACAAAACAAACAGTTGACCAAGATCACTTCTACAATATCTTGATCGACTGAAAAAGAATTAAGCATTCTGATGTAGTAAATAAAATTAAAGCATTAAAAGAAATTCGTCAACTAAGAGGTAAAACTATTTCAACAGTTTTCCAAGATCCTATGACTTCATTGAACCCACTATTACCAGTTGGGTTCCAAATTATGGAAGTTTTAAGAAAACAATTAGGGATGAGTAAAAAAGATGCTAAAGCAGAAGCTATTGAATTATTAAGAAAAGTTGGAATTACAAACCCTGAGAAAAGAATTAAAGATATCCCAGGAAGATACTCAGGGGGGATGAGACAAAGAGTTGTTATTGCAATTGCTTTAGCTTGTCGTCCAAAAGTATTAATTTGTGACGAACCAACAACAGCGCTTGACGTTACAATTCAAGCACAAATATTAAATCTGATTAAAGAATTAAAAGAAGAATACAAATTTACAGTTATCTTTATTACTCACGACCTTGGGGTTGTTGCAAAAATTGCAGATAGAGTTGCTGTTATGTATGCAGGACAAATTGTAGAAGTAGCTACAGTTGATGAAATTTTTGAAAATTCAAAACACCCATATACATGAGCATTATTATCTTCATTACCACAACTTGGTAAAAAAGGAGAAGAATTATACTCAATCGAAGGAACTCCGCCATCATTATTTAATGAAATACAAGGAGATGCATTTGCGCCAAGAAACCGTTACGCAATGGAACTTGACTATGTTAAAGAACCACCAATGTTTAAAGTTTCTGAAACACACTTTGCAAAAACTTGATTATTAGATCCAAGAGCACCTAAAGTAGAAAGACCTGCAATTCTAAACAAATTAAAAGAAACAATTAGAGAAGCAGAGAAAGTAGGATAG
- the oppC gene encoding oligopeptide ABC transporter permease OppC: MEQKQYTNEEMNSIDSSLFTVIGTKLEEAEKISNKPYSYWKSVFTRVGKSKTFIISLSLLIAIIVMAFSIGIGKDPVPVVTPGVDIASPSWDHVFGLGKFGEDLWIKMWIGTRTTLIFTLLVAGIQILLGILIGAIWGFYSKLDIVFIEVTRFLSLIPSLILWLIVIFLFGGVASLPVLIFAISITSWIALAGIIRVQIMIVRNAEYNIASRILGTSGAKIIRKNIMPKILPIVIQTSTFAIPTAIAIDSLLAYYNFGFVTNTLDQASLGSILNELLLGSDWEVYPHLLIIPVLFVGGISLLFFLAGKVFADSLDPKTHR, from the coding sequence ATGGAACAAAAACAATATACAAATGAAGAAATGAATTCAATTGACAGTTCTTTATTTACTGTAATCGGAACAAAACTTGAAGAAGCTGAAAAAATATCAAATAAACCATATAGTTATTGAAAATCTGTTTTCACTCGTGTTGGTAAATCAAAAACATTTATCATCTCATTATCACTATTAATTGCAATTATTGTTATGGCGTTTTCAATCGGAATTGGAAAAGATCCAGTACCTGTTGTAACTCCTGGAGTGGATATTGCATCACCAAGTTGAGACCATGTATTTGGTTTAGGAAAATTTGGAGAAGATTTATGAATTAAAATGTGAATTGGAACAAGAACAACTTTAATCTTTACATTATTAGTTGCAGGTATCCAAATCCTATTAGGGATTTTAATTGGAGCAATTTGAGGATTCTATTCAAAACTTGATATTGTATTTATCGAGGTTACAAGATTCCTAAGTTTAATTCCTTCATTAATCCTTTGATTAATTGTTATCTTCTTATTTGGTGGAGTAGCATCACTTCCGGTATTAATATTTGCAATTTCAATTACTAGTTGAATTGCTTTAGCTGGTATTATTAGGGTTCAAATTATGATTGTAAGAAATGCTGAATACAACATTGCTTCAAGAATCTTAGGAACAAGTGGAGCTAAAATTATTAGAAAAAACATTATGCCAAAAATCTTACCGATTGTTATTCAAACATCAACATTTGCAATTCCAACAGCAATTGCAATTGACTCATTATTGGCATATTACAACTTCGGATTTGTAACAAACACACTAGATCAAGCATCATTAGGGTCAATTCTAAATGAATTGCTATTGGGATCAGATTGAGAAGTGTATCCACACTTATTAATTATTCCTGTATTATTTGTTGGGGGGATTTCATTATTATTCTTCCTTGCAGGTAAAGTATTTGCAGACTCATTAGACCCAAAAACTCATAGATAG
- the oppB gene encoding oligopeptide ABC transporter permease OppB produces MNTEQKSSSGDLELLELLEQTSLSDEVSSVKKGRFEKLKFNLSKSSHAYGEFMRKAPMLGYSLRRIIYAFITLYIAMAVVYVMLRIVTTDAAFISDINLEKAHIIYGDERYLKLISDRTRMFGVSGSMTSQVLRYLSNITPLWPKKVVINPGIDPDTAQLTGETVTKWFYLGVFMNGSSGGTQLSLVQDAFKRSIPVSFKVGGISVLLSYLIGVPLGILSAKNKEKSVDSAINGTSLIISAIPALVLISLLYKLSIYVFGSGGTYSDLTVVQKVWPILGVMLLVMPMVIVNTRRYVVDEMTSDYTKFALSKGLSTQYVFYVHIFRNAGIRLVKTLPEIFVLTLFGSSILVEQHWSIDGMSKFILKGVANKDTFVVLGYIFVSASAGVFSSLVGDLLLATLDPRIKLTK; encoded by the coding sequence ATGAATACTGAACAAAAAAGTTCAAGTGGTGACCTCGAATTATTAGAGTTGCTTGAACAAACAAGTCTTTCCGATGAAGTTTCATCTGTAAAAAAAGGAAGATTTGAAAAACTTAAATTTAATTTAAGTAAAAGTAGTCATGCTTATGGTGAATTTATGAGAAAAGCACCAATGCTAGGTTACTCTTTACGAAGAATAATTTATGCGTTCATTACACTTTACATTGCTATGGCGGTTGTTTATGTAATGCTACGTATAGTAACAACAGATGCAGCGTTTATTTCTGATATCAACTTAGAGAAAGCGCATATTATTTATGGTGACGAAAGATATTTAAAACTTATTAGTGATAGAACAAGAATGTTTGGAGTGTCAGGTTCAATGACATCTCAAGTATTAAGATATTTAAGCAATATCACACCATTATGACCAAAAAAAGTTGTTATTAATCCGGGAATTGACCCAGATACAGCACAACTTACAGGAGAAACTGTAACTAAATGATTCTATTTAGGGGTATTTATGAATGGATCAAGTGGGGGAACACAATTAAGTTTAGTGCAAGATGCATTTAAACGTTCAATCCCTGTTTCATTTAAAGTAGGGGGAATTTCAGTTTTACTTTCATACTTAATTGGAGTACCATTGGGAATCTTATCTGCTAAAAATAAAGAAAAATCAGTTGACTCTGCAATTAACGGAACAAGCTTAATTATAAGTGCAATTCCTGCTTTGGTATTAATATCACTATTATATAAATTATCAATCTATGTTTTTGGATCAGGAGGAACTTACTCAGATCTAACAGTGGTTCAAAAAGTATGACCTATCCTTGGAGTTATGCTATTGGTAATGCCAATGGTTATTGTTAACACAAGAAGATATGTTGTTGATGAAATGACATCAGATTATACAAAATTTGCACTTTCAAAAGGTTTAAGTACTCAATATGTTTTCTATGTACATATCTTTAGAAATGCAGGAATTAGATTGGTAAAAACTTTACCTGAAATATTTGTATTAACATTGTTTGGATCAAGTATCTTGGTTGAACAACATTGATCAATTGATGGTATGAGTAAATTTATTCTTAAAGGTGTAGCAAATAAAGATACTTTCGTAGTATTAGGTTACATCTTCGTATCAGCTTCAGCTGGAGTATTTTCAAGTTTAGTAGGGGATTTACTTCTTGCAACATTAGACCCAAGAATTAAATTAACAAAATAG
- the sepF gene encoding cell division protein SepF, giving the protein MGLFNKKEDKDQKEIASYQENTKDYNNLAFDIEFNEEHVTHFKPLSYDEIKPIVDCLLKFKNVTVNLNEISKEDKLRLIDFLTGAMYALEGNYKKIDKGIYYFWIG; this is encoded by the coding sequence ATGGGTCTTTTTAATAAAAAAGAAGATAAAGATCAAAAAGAAATTGCATCTTACCAAGAAAATACAAAAGATTATAATAATTTAGCATTTGACATTGAATTCAACGAGGAGCATGTAACACATTTTAAACCTCTTAGTTATGATGAAATCAAACCAATAGTAGATTGCTTATTAAAATTTAAAAACGTTACTGTTAATTTAAATGAAATAAGTAAAGAAGATAAGTTAAGACTAATAGATTTTCTAACTGGAGCTATGTATGCTTTAGAAGGAAACTATAAAAAAATAGATAAAGGTATATATTACTTTTGAATAGGTTAA
- the ftsZ gene encoding cell division protein FtsZ: MSLNLDFNQAANIKVIGVGGGGCNAVNRMVEENVQGVEFIVANTDAQVLAASAASSKIILGKEISKGLGAGANPEIGKKAANESEADIKEALKGADLIFVAAGMGGGTGTGAAPEIARMAMETGALVIAIVTKPFRFEGRMRNSYAVQGISELRKYVDSIIIISNDRLLEIIGGIPVQDSFREADNILKQGVQTITDLIAVPAVINLDFADVRTVMKGKGNALFGIGIGSGPDKAIEAANKAITSSLLETSIRGAKDAIINVTGGSKVSLNDAYDAVDIVQQASGEDVNIIFGIAINEHLDDELIVTVIATGFDDEYVAPEISSSSQSQPRENVQENYSQSEGEEIETAYEKRTSFMGDSPRDKRPSYVQDENEMNNVAQRMENFKEQKVAPQVAQKIEDTDDDEDADFPSFLRKQW, encoded by the coding sequence ATGTCTTTAAATTTAGATTTTAATCAAGCTGCCAATATTAAAGTTATTGGTGTTGGTGGTGGTGGATGTAACGCTGTTAACCGAATGGTTGAAGAAAATGTGCAAGGTGTTGAATTTATTGTAGCAAACACTGATGCTCAAGTTTTAGCCGCAAGTGCTGCATCATCAAAAATTATTTTAGGAAAAGAAATTTCAAAAGGTCTTGGAGCAGGAGCAAACCCTGAAATAGGAAAAAAAGCTGCAAACGAATCAGAAGCAGATATTAAAGAGGCATTAAAAGGTGCAGATTTAATCTTTGTAGCTGCTGGAATGGGTGGAGGTACTGGAACTGGTGCTGCACCTGAAATTGCAAGAATGGCTATGGAAACAGGAGCATTAGTTATTGCTATTGTTACAAAACCATTTAGATTTGAAGGAAGAATGAGAAATTCATATGCTGTTCAAGGGATTAGTGAATTGAGAAAATATGTTGACTCAATTATTATTATTTCAAATGATAGATTACTTGAAATCATTGGAGGAATTCCTGTTCAAGATTCATTTAGAGAAGCTGATAACATCTTAAAACAAGGTGTTCAAACAATTACAGATCTAATTGCTGTTCCTGCAGTTATTAACCTTGACTTTGCAGACGTTCGTACTGTAATGAAAGGTAAAGGAAACGCACTATTTGGAATTGGAATTGGTTCAGGACCTGATAAAGCTATTGAAGCTGCTAACAAAGCAATTACTTCATCACTTTTAGAAACTTCAATTCGTGGAGCTAAAGATGCAATTATCAACGTTACTGGAGGTTCAAAAGTATCATTAAATGATGCTTATGATGCAGTTGATATTGTTCAACAAGCAAGTGGAGAAGATGTAAACATTATCTTTGGTATTGCCATCAATGAACACTTAGATGACGAATTAATTGTAACTGTAATTGCAACTGGATTTGATGATGAATATGTAGCACCTGAAATTTCAAGTTCTTCTCAATCTCAACCAAGAGAAAATGTTCAAGAAAACTATTCACAAAGTGAAGGTGAAGAAATCGAAACAGCATACGAAAAAAGAACAAGTTTTATGGGAGATAGTCCAAGAGACAAAAGACCAAGCTACGTTCAAGATGAAAATGAAATGAACAATGTAGCTCAAAGAATGGAAAATTTCAAAGAACAAAAAGTAGCACCACAAGTAGCACAAAAAATCGAAGACACTGATGATGATGAAGATGCAGATTTTCCTTCATTCTTAAGAAAGCAATGATAA
- the rsmH gene encoding 16S rRNA (cytosine(1402)-N(4))-methyltransferase RsmH, with product MTQKHISVLLNESIGLLNIKSEGIYVDCTLGRAGHSVEILKKLDKGHLYAIDQDLEAIKESEKKLNEVSSNFTILEGNFADIKAMLAIQGVKKVDGILYDLGVSSPQFDEGSRGFSYRFDATLDMRMDVNNNTLTAKKIVNNYDEKQLANIFFKYGDEKFSFAIAKNIIKAREVKEIDSTFELVDIIKKSLPQKVLKQKKHPAKKVFQALRVYVNNELEVLKKSLIQSLELLQKDGHLVVITFQSHEEKIIKDLFKAKTTNEQDKFLSKLPIAGLETKKEFELVIKKPVLPSEEELEYNRRSHSAKLWAIKKVG from the coding sequence ATGACACAAAAACATATTTCAGTTTTACTTAATGAATCGATAGGGCTATTGAACATTAAAAGCGAAGGGATTTATGTGGATTGCACATTAGGGCGTGCAGGACATAGTGTTGAAATTTTAAAAAAACTTGATAAAGGGCATTTATATGCAATTGATCAAGACTTGGAAGCAATCAAAGAAAGTGAAAAGAAACTAAATGAAGTTTCAAGTAATTTTACTATCTTAGAGGGCAATTTTGCAGACATTAAAGCAATGTTAGCTATTCAAGGTGTAAAAAAGGTTGACGGAATATTATATGATCTAGGGGTTTCATCACCACAGTTTGATGAAGGTTCTAGAGGTTTTAGTTATCGTTTTGATGCAACCTTGGACATGAGAATGGATGTTAACAACAATACTTTAACTGCTAAAAAAATTGTTAACAATTATGATGAAAAGCAATTGGCAAATATTTTCTTTAAATATGGAGATGAAAAATTCTCATTTGCAATTGCAAAAAATATTATTAAAGCAAGAGAAGTCAAAGAAATTGACTCAACTTTTGAATTAGTAGATATTATAAAAAAATCATTACCTCAAAAAGTCTTAAAACAAAAGAAACACCCTGCAAAGAAAGTGTTTCAAGCTTTAAGAGTATATGTAAATAACGAACTTGAAGTTTTAAAAAAATCTTTAATTCAGTCTTTGGAATTATTACAAAAAGACGGGCATCTTGTTGTAATTACATTTCAATCACATGAAGAAAAAATAATTAAAGATCTTTTTAAGGCTAAAACAACAAATGAACAAGATAAATTTTTATCTAAACTTCCAATTGCAGGTTTAGAAACAAAAAAAGAGTTTGAACTTGTTATAAAAAAACCAGTACTTCCAAGTGAAGAAGAATTGGAGTACAACAGACGTTCTCATAGTGCAAAATTATGAGCGATCAAAAAGGTGGGTTAG
- the mraZ gene encoding division/cell wall cluster transcriptional repressor MraZ, whose translation MLLGTFEHNLDDKQRLTVPSKLRNKLGDNIFVSKGIENCLELRTPAAFEELLSELGQKSSFNESTRTIQRLILSNSDEINIDSAGRIKIPTNLLDKIGVSKQVYILGLGDRIEIWDKATYEEKLANTNEAEVYAAAEKLGGAN comes from the coding sequence ATGTTACTTGGGACATTTGAACATAATTTAGATGATAAACAAAGACTTACAGTCCCTTCTAAATTAAGAAATAAATTGGGAGACAATATTTTTGTTTCAAAAGGTATTGAAAACTGCTTGGAACTTAGAACTCCAGCTGCTTTTGAAGAATTACTTTCTGAATTAGGGCAAAAAAGTAGTTTTAACGAATCAACACGTACTATTCAACGTTTAATCTTGTCTAATTCTGATGAAATAAACATTGATAGTGCAGGAAGAATTAAAATACCCACAAACTTATTAGATAAAATCGGAGTTTCAAAACAAGTTTATATCCTAGGGCTAGGAGATAGAATTGAAATTTGAGACAAGGCTACATATGAAGAAAAACTTGCCAATACTAATGAGGCAGAAGTATATGCAGCTGCAGAAAAATTGGGCGGAGCAAATTAA
- the rpmF gene encoding 50S ribosomal protein L32: MAVPFRKTSKAAKNKRRSHLALVSSAIISCPNCGSMIKPHRVCRECGYYKNKEVKKVD, translated from the coding sequence ATGGCTGTACCATTTAGAAAAACCAGTAAAGCTGCTAAGAACAAGAGAAGAAGTCACTTGGCTTTAGTAAGCTCAGCTATTATCTCATGTCCAAACTGTGGTAGTATGATAAAACCACACAGAGTTTGCCGTGAGTGTGGTTACTACAAAAACAAAGAAGTTAAAAAAGTTGATTAA
- a CDS encoding YceD family protein produces MFKKDIEIKKHIVFSEKYDVEQDYQYNHDLIQKVDNLFVEGSITYQENIKSISVNANISCSIKAIDARDGNIVELDDFNVEWDDEYFFEAFEDDQHNVVLGEEFNIKEYAIEQIVLNIPINFTINYGKISFVGKDFKLLSEDEYQQEEQNKVDPRWDKLKEFNFEKE; encoded by the coding sequence ATGTTTAAAAAAGATATAGAAATAAAAAAACACATTGTTTTTTCTGAAAAATATGATGTTGAACAAGATTATCAATATAATCATGATTTAATACAAAAAGTAGACAATTTATTTGTCGAAGGTTCAATTACTTATCAAGAAAATATAAAAAGTATCTCAGTAAATGCAAATATTTCTTGTTCAATTAAAGCAATTGATGCAAGAGATGGAAACATTGTGGAATTAGATGACTTTAATGTTGAATGAGACGACGAATACTTCTTTGAAGCATTCGAAGATGATCAACATAACGTTGTTTTAGGAGAAGAATTCAACATAAAAGAATACGCAATTGAACAAATTGTTTTAAATATTCCTATAAATTTCACAATTAATTATGGTAAAATTTCATTTGTCGGTAAAGATTTTAAACTATTGTCTGAAGATGAATACCAACAAGAAGAACAAAATAAAGTTGACCCGAGATGGGACAAATTAAAGGAATTTAATTTCGAAAAAGAATAA